The following proteins are co-located in the Siansivirga zeaxanthinifaciens CC-SAMT-1 genome:
- a CDS encoding 5'-nucleotidase C-terminal domain-containing protein, whose product MTLKHYFLLATALAIYGCKQPQQFLTKVEGTEINISDSIYADPRIEAYIKPYRKHIETYLDSVLAYSKETYTKFDGEYNTALGNFMADALYEQANPVFLKRTGKNIDMSILNYGGMRAIISKGNVTIKNAFELMPFENSIVVVALKGHQIDDIIAYLLKSKKANPISKLKLKIDKDFNVIEKTINGEAIDANRIYYIATNDYLYNGGDYMTFFKPNVGLYKLDYKIRNALIDYFTKIDTLKPVIDDRFIQIK is encoded by the coding sequence ATGACCTTAAAACATTATTTTTTATTAGCAACCGCTCTAGCTATTTATGGCTGTAAACAACCGCAACAATTTCTAACTAAAGTTGAAGGAACCGAAATAAATATTTCCGATTCAATATACGCCGACCCCAGAATTGAAGCCTATATTAAGCCCTACAGAAAACACATAGAAACTTATTTAGACAGTGTTTTAGCCTATTCTAAAGAAACCTACACAAAATTTGATGGCGAATACAATACAGCACTTGGTAATTTTATGGCCGATGCCCTTTACGAACAAGCAAATCCTGTTTTTTTAAAAAGAACAGGTAAAAATATTGACATGTCCATTCTAAATTATGGTGGTATGCGAGCCATTATTTCTAAGGGAAACGTAACTATAAAAAATGCTTTCGAATTAATGCCTTTTGAAAACAGCATTGTTGTAGTGGCACTAAAAGGCCATCAAATAGATGACATTATAGCATACTTACTCAAGTCGAAAAAAGCCAATCCCATTTCTAAACTTAAATTAAAAATTGATAAAGATTTTAATGTGATAGAAAAAACTATAAATGGCGAAGCCATTGATGCCAATCGTATTTATTACATTGCTACAAACGATTATTTATACAATGGTGGCGATTATATGACTTTTTTCAAACCCAACGTAGGGCTTTATAAATTAGATTATAAAATTAGAAATGCCCTTATAGATTATTTCACAAAAATAGACACTTTGAAACCTGTAATAGACGACCGATTTATTCAAATAAAATAG
- the dapA gene encoding 4-hydroxy-tetrahydrodipicolinate synthase produces MNSKFLGTGVALVTPFKQDLSIDHDALKNIVNFNIDNGVEYLVVCGTTAESVTITKQEKKEVINTIAVANNGRVPMVLGIGGNNTAQVIEEIQTTDLSIFDAILSVSPYYSKPTQEGIYQHFKAISEVSPIDIILYNVPGRTSKNMEVSTTLRLANDFNNIIGVKEAGNSMSQYLELIKNKPEDFLIISGDDDLALGVVLAGGAGVISVIGQGFPKEFSEMIRLGLKGDAKEAYKLNYRLLDVTGYIFEENNPAGIKGVFNALNLCNDTVRLPLVPASNQLKEKIKTFIENF; encoded by the coding sequence ATGAATAGTAAGTTTCTAGGAACTGGAGTTGCTTTAGTTACACCTTTTAAACAAGATTTAAGTATAGATCATGATGCTTTAAAAAATATTGTGAATTTCAATATCGATAATGGTGTAGAATACCTTGTAGTTTGTGGAACTACAGCCGAAAGTGTTACTATTACTAAGCAAGAGAAAAAAGAGGTTATTAATACGATTGCAGTTGCTAATAACGGCCGAGTTCCTATGGTTTTAGGAATTGGAGGAAACAATACTGCACAAGTAATTGAAGAAATTCAAACAACCGATTTAAGTATTTTTGATGCCATTTTATCGGTATCTCCATATTACAGTAAGCCAACACAAGAAGGTATTTATCAGCATTTTAAAGCGATTTCAGAAGTATCGCCAATTGATATTATTTTGTATAATGTTCCAGGGCGTACCTCAAAAAACATGGAAGTTTCTACTACTTTAAGACTAGCGAACGATTTTAATAATATTATAGGAGTTAAAGAAGCAGGAAATAGCATGTCGCAATACTTAGAGCTTATTAAAAATAAACCAGAAGATTTTTTAATTATTTCTGGTGACGACGATTTAGCTTTAGGCGTAGTTTTAGCAGGAGGTGCAGGCGTTATTTCGGTTATTGGACAAGGCTTTCCAAAAGAATTTTCAGAAATGATTCGCTTGGGATTAAAAGGCGATGCGAAAGAAGCTTACAAGTTAAATTACAGACTGCTCGATGTTACTGGATATATTTTTGAAGAAAACAACCCGGCTGGAATAAAAGGTGTTTTTAATGCCTTGAATTTATGTAACGATACTGTTAGATTGCCTTTAGTACCCGCATCTAATCAACTTAAAGAAAAAATTAAGACGTTTATAGAAAACTTCTAA
- a CDS encoding DNA-directed RNA polymerase subunit omega: MDLKKTNAPVNTITYDRNQIDEPTENIYESISIIAKRAEQINTEIKKELIDKLEEFATYNDSLEEIFENKEQIEVSKFYEKLPKPHALAVQEWLTDKIYFRNTEEDNQ, translated from the coding sequence ATGGACTTAAAAAAAACCAATGCTCCTGTTAATACTATTACGTACGACAGAAATCAAATTGACGAACCAACAGAAAATATCTACGAGTCAATTTCTATCATCGCTAAACGTGCAGAACAAATTAACACAGAGATTAAAAAAGAACTTATCGATAAGTTAGAAGAATTTGCTACTTACAACGATAGCCTTGAAGAAATCTTTGAAAACAAAGAGCAAATTGAGGTTTCTAAATTTTACGAAAAGTTACCAAAACCTCATGCGTTAGCCGTTCAAGAATGGTTAACAGATAAAATTTACTTTAGAAATACTGAAGAAGATAATCAGTAA
- the coaBC gene encoding bifunctional phosphopantothenoylcysteine decarboxylase/phosphopantothenate--cysteine ligase CoaBC, with protein sequence MSILSGKNILLGISGGIAAYKTASLVRLFVKLGAHVKVVMTPASKEFVTPLTLSTLSKNPVYSSFVNEDEDNGVWNSHVDLGLWADFFVIAPATANTLSKMANGTCDNLLLATYLSAKCPVYFAPAMDLDMYKHESSLNSFNTLKSFGNIMIPATSGELASGLIGEGRMAEPEAIVSFIENDVLAKLPLKNKKILITAGPTYEAIDPVRFIGNHSSGKMGFEIAKAAAQLGAEVILISGPTNQTVSHSLITVIPVTSAEDMYHAVHNHFSNCDVAILSAAVADYKPKEVAPQKIKKNSSTLSLELEKTKDILASIGAIKTHQFLVGFALETNNELENAKDKLKRKNLNLIVLNSLNDAGAGFKSDTNKVTFIDANNVVTEFQLKSKADVAKDLLNKITEQINA encoded by the coding sequence ATGTCTATACTAAGCGGCAAAAACATACTATTAGGAATTAGTGGTGGTATTGCCGCTTATAAAACAGCTTCACTTGTAAGGTTATTTGTTAAGTTGGGTGCTCATGTAAAAGTTGTCATGACCCCTGCTTCAAAAGAGTTTGTAACACCGCTAACCTTATCTACACTTTCAAAAAATCCTGTATATTCATCCTTTGTTAATGAAGATGAAGACAATGGCGTATGGAACAGTCATGTCGATTTAGGCCTATGGGCCGATTTTTTTGTTATTGCGCCCGCTACTGCAAACACCCTGTCTAAAATGGCTAATGGTACTTGCGATAATTTATTATTAGCAACATATCTTTCAGCAAAATGCCCTGTTTATTTTGCACCAGCCATGGATTTAGATATGTACAAGCACGAAAGTTCTCTAAATTCTTTTAACACTTTAAAAAGCTTCGGAAACATTATGATTCCCGCAACTAGTGGCGAGTTAGCAAGTGGTTTAATTGGTGAAGGCAGAATGGCAGAACCAGAAGCTATTGTTTCATTTATTGAAAACGATGTTTTAGCTAAACTACCACTTAAAAATAAAAAAATACTTATTACAGCCGGACCTACTTACGAAGCTATTGATCCTGTTAGATTTATTGGAAACCATTCCAGCGGTAAAATGGGATTTGAAATTGCTAAAGCAGCTGCTCAATTGGGAGCAGAAGTTATTTTAATTTCTGGTCCTACCAATCAAACAGTATCCCACAGTTTAATAACTGTTATACCGGTTACAAGCGCAGAAGATATGTATCATGCTGTGCATAATCATTTTAGTAACTGTGATGTTGCCATTCTTTCTGCAGCCGTGGCAGATTACAAACCAAAAGAAGTAGCCCCTCAGAAAATAAAGAAGAATAGTTCTACGTTATCATTAGAATTAGAGAAAACAAAAGACATTTTAGCCTCTATCGGAGCCATTAAAACACATCAGTTTTTGGTAGGTTTTGCCTTAGAAACGAATAACGAACTCGAAAACGCAAAAGATAAGCTTAAAAGAAAGAATTTAAATTTAATTGTTTTAAATTCGTTAAATGATGCAGGCGCTGGATTTAAAAGTGACACGAATAAAGTTACTTTTATTGATGCAAATAATGTTGTAACAGAATTTCAACTAAAATCTAAAGCCGATGTTGCTAAAGATTTACTAAATAAAATAACAGAACAAATTAATGCGTAA
- the ligA gene encoding NAD-dependent DNA ligase LigA, whose translation MSAEQEIKQLREELNQHNYNYYVLDNPIISDFEFDIKLKKLQELEAQHPEFYDASSPTQRVGGEVTKNFETIPHTYRMYSLENSYSKEDLLDWETRIKKIIEGDIEYTCELKYDGASISLTYKHGKLLKAVTRGDGFQGDNVTANIKTIKSVPLQLKGDYPDEFDIRGEIVLPFDGFNKMNEERIEIGEEPYRNPRNTASGSLKLQDSAEVAKRPLECLLYNLSGTNLGVNTQFESLEKARQWGFKVPQAAKLVKSIDAVLEFIDYWNTHRHNLPYETDGVVIKVNSLQQQEELGYTAKAPRWAMAYKFKAEQVSTRLNSITYQVGRTGAITPVANLEPVELAGTTVKRASLHNADQIEKLDIRVGDEVYVEKGGEIIPKILGVDVSKRPLNSKPTQYISFCPECKTELVRQEGEAQHYCPNYNGCNPQIIGRIQHFISRKAMDIEGLGGETVALLVNERIINNYSDLYELTKEQILPLERMADKSADNLINGIENSKKIPFERVLYALGIRYVGETVAKKLAKHYKSIDAIADATEDMLISVDEIGIKIAESVCLFFRSEENIRIIQRLKQFGVQLEMSEEELKGQTDLLSGQSIVITGVFESVSRDELKKLIENNGGKVSSSISSKTSFIVAGDNMGPSKKKKAEDLGITLINEYEFLQKIK comes from the coding sequence GAAGCCCAGCATCCAGAATTTTACGATGCCAGTTCACCAACACAGCGCGTGGGCGGTGAAGTCACCAAAAATTTCGAAACCATTCCGCATACCTACCGCATGTATTCTTTAGAAAATTCATATTCCAAAGAAGATTTGCTAGATTGGGAAACCCGAATTAAAAAAATAATTGAAGGCGATATAGAATACACTTGCGAATTAAAATATGATGGAGCGTCCATAAGTCTTACTTATAAACACGGAAAATTATTAAAAGCAGTTACCCGAGGCGATGGTTTTCAAGGAGATAATGTAACTGCAAATATTAAAACTATTAAATCGGTTCCCCTTCAATTAAAGGGAGATTATCCAGATGAATTTGATATTCGTGGTGAAATAGTTCTGCCTTTCGATGGGTTTAATAAAATGAATGAAGAACGCATTGAAATTGGCGAAGAACCCTATAGAAACCCAAGAAATACAGCTTCAGGCAGTTTGAAATTACAAGATAGTGCCGAAGTAGCCAAACGACCTTTGGAGTGTTTGTTGTATAATTTATCTGGTACAAATCTAGGTGTAAATACACAATTTGAAAGTTTAGAAAAAGCCAGACAGTGGGGATTTAAAGTACCACAAGCTGCAAAACTTGTAAAATCGATTGATGCGGTTTTAGAGTTTATAGACTATTGGAATACCCACCGACACAATTTGCCTTACGAAACCGACGGTGTTGTTATTAAAGTAAATAGTTTACAGCAACAAGAAGAATTAGGTTATACAGCTAAAGCACCACGTTGGGCCATGGCTTATAAGTTTAAAGCCGAACAAGTTTCAACACGATTAAATAGTATAACCTATCAAGTGGGACGCACCGGGGCTATTACGCCTGTTGCAAATTTAGAACCTGTTGAGTTAGCAGGAACAACGGTTAAGAGAGCCTCGCTGCATAATGCTGATCAAATAGAAAAATTAGACATTCGTGTTGGCGACGAAGTTTATGTGGAAAAAGGTGGAGAAATAATTCCTAAAATTTTGGGTGTAGATGTATCTAAACGTCCTTTAAATTCTAAGCCTACGCAGTACATTAGTTTTTGTCCGGAATGTAAAACAGAGCTTGTACGACAAGAAGGCGAGGCACAGCATTACTGCCCCAATTATAATGGATGTAATCCCCAAATTATAGGTCGTATTCAGCATTTTATTTCAAGAAAAGCCATGGATATAGAAGGTTTGGGAGGCGAAACAGTTGCTTTGCTTGTTAATGAAAGAATTATTAATAATTACTCCGATTTATACGAATTAACTAAAGAGCAAATCCTGCCTTTAGAGCGTATGGCCGATAAAAGTGCCGATAACTTAATAAATGGCATCGAAAATTCTAAAAAGATTCCTTTTGAACGCGTTTTATATGCTTTAGGAATTCGGTATGTTGGTGAAACGGTAGCAAAAAAATTAGCAAAACATTACAAAAGTATTGATGCTATTGCCGATGCTACAGAGGATATGCTAATTAGCGTTGATGAGATTGGAATTAAAATTGCTGAAAGTGTATGTTTGTTTTTTCGCTCTGAAGAAAATATCAGAATCATACAAAGATTAAAGCAATTTGGTGTGCAGTTGGAAATGTCTGAAGAGGAGTTAAAAGGACAAACAGATCTGCTTTCTGGTCAAAGTATCGTTATAACTGGCGTATTTGAATCGGTTTCACGAGATGAACTTAAAAAACTTATTGAAAATAATGGGGGTAAGGTGAGCAGTTCTATTTCTTCTAAAACCAGTTTTATAGTCGCCGGCGATAATATGGGTCCAAGTAAAAAGAAGAAGGCCGAAGATTTAGGTATTACATTAATTAATGAATATGAATTCTTACAAAAAATAAAATAA
- a CDS encoding bifunctional metallophosphatase/5'-nucleotidase, whose product MKRRDFIQQTAATTALVTVGGFGLQSFTSAPQTTKITILHTNDVHSHIDPFSPTDGMYANKGGVARRATLIEHIRKDNPNTLLVDAGDIFQGTPYFNYYGGELEFKLMSMLKYDVATIGNHDFDNGIEGLFAQLPHAEFDFISANYDFSNTIMDTHVKPYKTFVKDNIKIGVFGLGIKLKGIVDEALSKETKYLDPIEMSQEMTRILKNDAHCDLIICLSHLGYEYNDNPKKISDLNLAAQTKDIDLIIGGHTHTFLDKPTVVKNKEGKNVLINQVGCYGINLGKIDFYFDSSKNKTAKGVSIVV is encoded by the coding sequence ATGAAAAGGAGAGATTTTATACAACAAACGGCTGCAACAACCGCTTTAGTGACTGTTGGAGGTTTCGGACTTCAATCGTTTACTAGCGCACCTCAAACTACTAAAATAACCATTCTGCATACCAACGATGTTCATAGCCATATCGATCCATTTAGTCCTACAGATGGTATGTATGCCAATAAGGGTGGTGTGGCCAGACGAGCGACTTTAATTGAACATATTAGAAAAGATAATCCAAATACATTATTGGTTGATGCCGGCGATATTTTTCAAGGTACACCCTACTTTAATTATTATGGTGGTGAGTTAGAGTTTAAATTAATGAGTATGTTAAAATATGATGTTGCTACCATAGGAAACCACGATTTCGACAATGGAATTGAGGGTTTATTTGCACAATTACCGCATGCCGAATTTGACTTTATTTCTGCCAATTACGATTTTTCTAATACCATCATGGATACACATGTGAAGCCTTACAAGACTTTTGTAAAAGATAACATCAAAATAGGCGTCTTTGGATTGGGTATAAAATTAAAAGGCATTGTAGATGAAGCGTTGTCTAAAGAAACAAAATACCTCGACCCAATAGAAATGTCTCAGGAAATGACGCGCATTCTAAAAAATGACGCGCATTGCGATTTAATTATTTGTTTATCCCACCTGGGTTATGAGTACAACGATAATCCGAAAAAAATTAGTGATTTAAATTTGGCTGCGCAGACTAAAGATATTGATTTAATTATAGGTGGCCACACACATACGTTTCTTGATAAACCTACGGTTGTAAAAAATAAGGAAGGTAAAAACGTTTTAATTAATCAAGTAGGATGCTATGGCATCAATCTGGGTAAAATTGATTTTTATTTTGATTCGAGTAAAAACAAAACAGCAAAAGGTGTTTCTATTGTTGTTTAA
- a CDS encoding ion channel: MENKIKDPGIGNASSEHAKRMMNPDGTFNLKYINKPRKFSEAYHYLVNITWFHFFTLIFVFGFLINAVFALLYILIGIEQITPSTGEFVLDFYNAFFFSTQTFTTLGYGVMAPHGISSGFISSFEAFLGLLLFAFATGLIYGRFSKPRSATLFSKNLIIRDFNDGRAIMFRLVNHRKTIMIYPKIKVTLSLSVKNALGDYENNFYNLKLERDSINYLPTTWTIVHELDNDSPLSKYSNEDIKKLHGELLIMISYYDESFNQEVHQMHSYVLNEVQIDFKFKKAQYFNKAGELVLDYKCFDVIEPSKS, translated from the coding sequence TTGGAAAATAAAATAAAAGATCCGGGTATTGGCAATGCGTCATCAGAGCACGCTAAAAGGATGATGAATCCCGATGGAACTTTTAATTTGAAATACATAAACAAACCACGTAAATTTTCAGAAGCTTATCACTATCTGGTTAATATTACGTGGTTTCATTTTTTTACACTCATTTTTGTTTTTGGGTTTTTAATTAATGCTGTTTTTGCACTCCTATACATCCTTATTGGTATAGAACAAATAACCCCATCGACAGGCGAATTTGTACTCGATTTTTACAACGCATTTTTCTTTTCAACACAAACCTTTACTACACTTGGTTACGGTGTTATGGCCCCTCATGGTATAAGCAGTGGGTTTATATCCTCTTTTGAAGCCTTTTTAGGCTTGCTGCTTTTTGCCTTTGCTACAGGATTAATTTATGGCAGATTTTCTAAACCACGATCGGCAACATTGTTTAGTAAAAATTTAATTATTAGAGATTTTAACGATGGCAGAGCTATCATGTTCCGATTGGTAAATCATAGAAAAACAATCATGATTTATCCAAAAATAAAGGTAACCTTATCGCTTTCCGTTAAAAACGCATTAGGAGATTACGAAAATAATTTTTATAACTTAAAATTAGAACGCGATTCAATTAATTACCTGCCAACAACTTGGACCATAGTTCATGAACTTGATAATGACAGCCCATTAAGTAAATATTCAAACGAAGACATAAAAAAACTTCACGGCGAACTATTAATAATGATAAGTTATTACGACGAATCCTTCAATCAAGAAGTGCATCAAATGCATTCTTATGTCTTAAACGAAGTGCAAATAGATTTTAAATTTAAAAAAGCCCAATATTTTAACAAAGCAGGCGAACTGGTGTTAGATTATAAATGTTTTGATGTAATAGAACCTTCAAAAAGTTAA
- a CDS encoding outer membrane protein assembly factor BamD — protein MNKILYILITFSILTGCSEYQKVLKAEDIGAKFKMGQDLYDAGKYAKANKLFAQIVPSYRGKPQAEKLMYLYSQSFYEIQDFYTAGYQFERFASSYPKSEKLEEASFLAAKSYYMLSPAYSKDQKETKSAIEKLQTFINLYPESEYLSEANKLVKELDYKLEKKAFEIAKQYNHVSDFQASIKSFDNFIFEFPGSVLREDALFYRFDSAYQLAMNSVEYKKLARLKTAKDYYEAFKKAYSNSSHIEALDQMAANLDEELNKYSIKS, from the coding sequence ATGAATAAAATATTATACATATTAATAACATTTTCAATTTTAACTGGTTGTAGTGAATATCAAAAGGTTTTAAAAGCTGAAGATATTGGCGCTAAGTTTAAAATGGGACAAGACCTTTATGATGCTGGTAAATATGCTAAAGCAAATAAGTTGTTTGCTCAAATAGTACCTAGCTACAGAGGAAAACCTCAAGCAGAAAAGTTAATGTATTTATATTCACAATCGTTTTATGAAATTCAAGATTTTTATACGGCTGGATATCAATTTGAACGTTTTGCATCTAGTTACCCAAAAAGTGAAAAATTAGAGGAAGCATCTTTTTTAGCAGCTAAAAGTTATTACATGTTATCGCCGGCGTATTCAAAAGATCAAAAAGAAACAAAAAGTGCTATTGAAAAACTTCAAACGTTTATTAATTTATACCCAGAATCAGAATATCTATCTGAGGCAAATAAACTTGTTAAAGAATTAGATTATAAATTAGAAAAAAAAGCATTCGAAATTGCAAAACAATACAATCATGTATCTGATTTTCAGGCATCAATAAAATCATTTGATAATTTTATTTTTGAATTCCCTGGCTCTGTATTACGTGAAGATGCTTTGTTTTACAGATTCGATTCTGCTTACCAATTAGCAATGAATAGTGTGGAGTATAAAAAACTTGCACGATTAAAAACAGCTAAAGATTATTACGAAGCATTTAAAAAGGCGTATTCAAATTCTAGTCACATAGAAGCATTAGATCAAATGGCTGCCAATTTAGATGAAGAATTAAACAAATACAGCATTAAAAGTTAA
- a CDS encoding DUF6913 domain-containing protein, whose protein sequence is MILKSFKVKSNKKYLNKLLSKRQLLANNNKIESLAVVVNLDEIEKFDVFYDLGNLLKIQPNKLKVIGFSTKKNQTNSNVFNLKDFGWKATIKNIELHTFLETDFDALISYYSSNLLELKLLTAKSKAKFKIGILPDDNRLNDLIIKTKINEFNVFKDEVFKYLTILNKIKNE, encoded by the coding sequence ATGATTTTAAAAAGTTTTAAGGTTAAATCTAATAAAAAGTACTTAAACAAATTGTTATCAAAAAGACAACTTCTTGCTAACAACAATAAAATTGAAAGCCTTGCAGTCGTAGTTAATTTAGATGAAATAGAAAAATTTGATGTTTTTTATGATTTGGGAAACCTATTAAAAATTCAACCAAATAAGCTAAAAGTTATAGGTTTTAGCACAAAAAAAAATCAGACAAATTCTAATGTTTTTAATTTGAAAGATTTTGGTTGGAAAGCCACCATAAAAAATATAGAATTACATACGTTTCTAGAGACAGATTTTGATGCTTTAATTAGTTATTATTCGTCTAATTTGTTAGAATTGAAATTATTAACAGCAAAATCGAAAGCAAAATTTAAAATTGGTATTTTGCCTGATGATAATCGCTTAAACGATTTAATCATTAAAACTAAAATAAATGAATTTAATGTGTTTAAAGACGAAGTTTTTAAATACCTAACTATATTAAATAAAATTAAAAATGAATAG